One Algibacter sp. L3A6 genomic region harbors:
- the pckA gene encoding phosphoenolpyruvate carboxykinase (ATP), giving the protein MKTTETMTKQADLKQYGIDAAKVNWNLSPEELQKIAVAEGSGEETANGTLVIKTGKFTGRSPQDRFIVKDDYTTERVWWGKTNKAVSPENFDKLEAEIKKYLSGKEIYARDGYVCAEPEYRTNIRTVTEYSWSSMFVFNMFLRPSPSELENFSEDWLVLCAPGYECPDPKAYGIRQGNFSIINFTKKIALVGGSAYTGEIKKGIFSAMNMVLPVERNVLPMHCSANVGKKGDTAIFFGLSGTGKTTLSADPERKLIGDDEHGWTADNTIFNFEGGCYAKVIDLSEEKEPDIFRAVKPGALLENILIKEDGEPDYLDSSITQNTRVSYPIYHIDNIQETLYANNPKNIFFLTCDAFGVLPPVSKLTPGQAAYHFISGYTAKVAGTEAGITEPVPSFSACFGEPFMPLHPTVYGEMLSKKMTEAGVNVWLINTGWSAGPYGVGSRIKLKYTRAMITAILNGELEGVDYDQNFIFGLHMPKYCPGVPTEILDPMNTWLKKGEYVGKAIQLAHSFHLNFEKFAAQASEQIIEGGPLIDEHHHLNESF; this is encoded by the coding sequence ATGAAAACGACAGAAACCATGACAAAACAAGCCGACTTAAAACAATACGGAATTGACGCTGCGAAAGTGAATTGGAATTTATCTCCAGAAGAACTTCAAAAAATTGCAGTAGCTGAAGGTTCTGGTGAAGAAACAGCTAACGGAACTCTAGTAATTAAAACAGGTAAGTTTACTGGTCGTTCTCCTCAAGATAGATTTATAGTAAAAGATGATTATACTACTGAAAGAGTTTGGTGGGGAAAAACAAACAAAGCGGTTTCTCCAGAAAACTTTGATAAACTTGAAGCTGAAATTAAAAAATATCTTTCTGGAAAAGAAATATATGCAAGAGATGGGTATGTGTGTGCAGAGCCTGAATACAGAACAAATATTAGAACAGTAACCGAGTATTCTTGGTCTAGCATGTTTGTTTTTAATATGTTTTTACGCCCAAGCCCAAGTGAGTTAGAAAACTTTAGTGAAGATTGGTTAGTACTTTGTGCTCCAGGATACGAATGTCCAGATCCTAAAGCATACGGTATCCGTCAAGGGAACTTCTCTATTATAAACTTTACTAAAAAAATAGCTTTAGTTGGTGGATCTGCTTACACAGGAGAAATTAAAAAAGGTATCTTCTCTGCCATGAACATGGTTTTACCTGTAGAAAGAAATGTATTACCAATGCACTGCTCTGCTAACGTAGGTAAAAAAGGTGATACTGCCATTTTCTTCGGATTATCAGGAACAGGAAAAACAACACTTTCTGCAGATCCAGAAAGAAAATTAATTGGAGATGATGAGCATGGTTGGACAGCAGACAACACTATTTTCAACTTTGAAGGTGGATGTTATGCAAAAGTGATCGATTTATCTGAAGAAAAAGAACCAGACATCTTTAGAGCTGTTAAACCAGGGGCTTTACTTGAAAACATTTTAATTAAAGAAGATGGAGAACCAGATTATTTAGATAGCAGCATTACGCAAAATACACGTGTAAGTTACCCTATTTATCATATCGATAACATACAAGAAACACTTTACGCAAACAACCCAAAAAACATCTTCTTTTTAACCTGTGATGCTTTTGGTGTGTTACCTCCAGTATCTAAGTTAACACCAGGCCAAGCGGCTTACCACTTTATCTCTGGTTATACTGCTAAAGTTGCTGGAACAGAAGCTGGAATTACAGAACCAGTACCATCATTCTCTGCTTGTTTCGGAGAACCATTTATGCCATTACACCCAACAGTTTACGGTGAAATGCTAAGTAAAAAAATGACTGAAGCTGGTGTAAATGTATGGCTAATAAACACAGGATGGAGTGCAGGACCTTACGGTGTAGGATCTCGTATAAAATTAAAATATACAAGAGCGATGATTACTGCAATTCTAAACGGTGAATTAGAAGGCGTAGATTATGATCAAAACTTTATTTTCGGTTTACACATGCCAAAATACTGCCCAGGTGTACCAACTGAAATTTTAGACCCAATGAATACTTGGTTGAAAAAAGGAGAATATGTAGGGAAAGCAATTCAATTAGCACACTCTTTCCACTTAAACTTCGAGAAATTTGCAGCTCAAGCTTCAGAACAAATTATTGAAGGTGGGCCACTAATTGACGAACACCACCACTTAAACGAGAGTTTTTAA
- a CDS encoding DUF2490 domain-containing protein: protein MKYLLTTIVLIISIPNSYSQSPEDKLGSWYMLDGTHKVADKWSVKTGLQLRSFEVLDNLNLLFYYAGANYHLNKKTTLTLVYCYLDIDRSYLLAGESHLYENRPYEQISYTQSTRSLPIYHRVRLEHRFLNYQHTQTTLHRFRYRLGTKVKLSDKMFFNINNEIFMNLQDQVFTENRFYAAIGFNVSKTSNFQLGYLNHEINKSNLNRLQVGYFFKTDLRKKVK, encoded by the coding sequence ATGAAGTACTTATTAACTACAATAGTGCTTATTATCTCTATTCCCAACAGCTATAGTCAATCTCCAGAAGATAAATTAGGATCTTGGTATATGCTCGATGGCACACATAAAGTGGCCGACAAATGGAGTGTTAAAACAGGGCTTCAATTACGTTCTTTTGAAGTATTAGATAACTTAAACTTATTATTTTATTATGCTGGTGCAAACTATCATTTAAATAAAAAAACAACATTAACCTTAGTGTATTGCTATTTAGATATCGATAGAAGCTATTTATTGGCCGGAGAAAGCCATTTATATGAAAATAGACCTTACGAGCAAATAAGTTACACACAATCTACCAGAAGCCTTCCTATTTACCATAGAGTAAGGTTAGAGCATCGTTTTTTAAACTATCAGCATACGCAAACTACTTTACATAGATTTCGTTACAGATTAGGCACAAAAGTGAAATTGAGCGATAAAATGTTCTTCAATATTAATAATGAAATTTTTATGAACCTGCAGGATCAGGTTTTTACCGAAAATAGATTTTATGCGGCTATAGGCTTCAATGTTTCAAAAACTAGCAATTTTCAGCTAGGCTATTTAAATCATGAAATAAATAAATCGAATTTAAACCGACTACAAGTAGGTTACTTTTTTAAAACAGATTTAAGAAAAAAAGTGAAGTAA